The Fundidesulfovibrio terrae genomic sequence GAGGCGCGCCATGAGCGATCAGTCACCAAGAGCAGTCATCGTCACCGGAGCCTCGCGGGGCATAGGCCGTGCCGTGGCTTTGCGCCTTGCCCGGGACGGCTTCGACATCGTGCTGAACTACGCGGCCAACGAGGTCCTGGCCCAGGAGGCCGCGGCCGAAATCCAGACCTTGGGCAGGCATGCAGTGTGTCTGCGCGGCGACGTGGCCGTGGAATCGGACGTAGAGCATCTTTTCACGGCCGCTATGGCGCGGTTCGGCGCCGTATTCGCCGTGGTGAACGCGGCGGGCATCCTGAAGATGCTGCCGCTGGCCGCCTGCGACCCTGCCGACTTCGACCGCATCACGGCCGTGAACATACGTGGGACGTTCAACGTCCTGCGCCACGCCGCGAAGCATCTGGCGCAAGGAGGGCGCATCGTGACCTTCTCCAGCAGCGTGGTGGGTATGAACATGCCCGCCTATGGCCCTTATGCCGCGTCCAAGGCCGCCGTGGAGGTGCTGAGCCGCACGATGGCCCAGGAGCTGCGAGGGCGGCAAATAACGGTGAATGCGGTGGCTCCCGGCCCTACGGCCACCGAGCTTTTCTTCGAGGGCAAGACCGGAGAGCTGATCGACCGCCTGGCCAAGCGGTCGCCATTAGAGCGCCTGGGCACACCCGAGGACATCGCAGGGGCCGTGTCCTTCCTGTTGGGGCCCGATGGCGGTTGGATCAATGGGCATGTGCTTGCGGCCAATGGCGGATTCATCTGATTACCGGCCAGGCGGCTGGGCGTATTCCGACGTAAAAGGGCAGATGTAAAACACATGGGACAGACAGCGGCGCGCCATGGGGCGGTGGGCGCGGCGGGGCTTGCGTGCGCGTTCGGGGGGGCCTCCCTCTGGGGGCTTTCGTTCGTGGTGCCCCTTTTCATGACCGGGATTTCGGCCTGGGACGTTTCCCTGGG encodes the following:
- a CDS encoding SDR family oxidoreductase, which translates into the protein MSDQSPRAVIVTGASRGIGRAVALRLARDGFDIVLNYAANEVLAQEAAAEIQTLGRHAVCLRGDVAVESDVEHLFTAAMARFGAVFAVVNAAGILKMLPLAACDPADFDRITAVNIRGTFNVLRHAAKHLAQGGRIVTFSSSVVGMNMPAYGPYAASKAAVEVLSRTMAQELRGRQITVNAVAPGPTATELFFEGKTGELIDRLAKRSPLERLGTPEDIAGAVSFLLGPDGGWINGHVLAANGGFI